One Nostoc sp. UHCC 0302 DNA window includes the following coding sequences:
- a CDS encoding transposase family protein: MILDYIQKYPLRTKQILGISYEQLQSLLNCALKRNRYIKAKQESHKIRINAAGGGRPEKLSTEEQVCLCLFYLRQMPTFQVLGMLFGVSKTEANDTFHDWIPIPRDILPASLLEQVSNNESDLLFVQEVLTNFRLLVDSLEQPIYRDSDQKEQQKYFSGKKRQHTLKSLIIGIPEGKDIVEVEVGVPGPTADIKLFRQSQNKFDKSQPFSGDKGFQGGENITTPHKKKPKRELTQQQKDENKALSSNRIFIEHLIRLLKIFRIASQRFRLKLETYEQIILTVCGLVRLRIGSLVLPT; this comes from the coding sequence ATGATTTTAGATTATATACAAAAGTATCCACTACGAACAAAACAGATTTTAGGGATTAGTTACGAACAATTGCAATCACTGCTAAATTGCGCCTTAAAACGAAATCGATACATCAAAGCTAAACAAGAGAGTCATAAAATTAGAATTAATGCGGCTGGTGGTGGTCGTCCCGAAAAGTTATCAACCGAAGAACAAGTATGTTTATGTCTATTTTATCTAAGACAGATGCCAACATTCCAAGTATTAGGAATGCTATTTGGTGTTTCCAAAACCGAAGCTAATGATACATTTCACGACTGGATACCAATTCCTCGTGATATATTACCTGCTAGTTTATTAGAACAAGTATCAAATAATGAAAGTGATTTACTATTTGTTCAAGAAGTATTAACAAATTTTAGGCTATTAGTCGATAGCTTAGAACAGCCAATATATAGGGATTCTGACCAAAAAGAGCAACAGAAATATTTTTCTGGAAAGAAGAGACAACATACATTAAAAAGTCTGATAATTGGCATACCAGAAGGCAAAGATATTGTAGAGGTAGAAGTAGGTGTTCCTGGGCCAACAGCAGATATAAAATTGTTTCGTCAATCTCAAAATAAATTTGATAAATCTCAACCCTTTTCAGGTGATAAAGGCTTTCAAGGAGGTGAGAATATCACTACTCCTCATAAAAAGAAACCAAAACGAGAATTAACTCAACAGCAAAAAGATGAAAATAAGGCTTTATCTAGTAATCGGATATTCATTGAACATTTGATTCGATTACTTAAAATATTCCGCATAGCCTCACAAAGATTTCGCTTAAAGCTTGAGACGTATGAGCAGATTATTTTAACAGTTTGCGGATTAGTTAGGTTAAGAATTGGTAGCTTAGTTCTGCCAACTTAG